AACCCTTTCAGCATAAAAATTCTTTAAGTCTCTCCGCATGGGACCGACTGTGAATCAATCTGCCCGCTGAACGCGCGCGCAGAAATGAAACGGCTTCGCACCGTCTGACCGCCATGCAAAAAAGCGGTTTTTTTAAAAGTTGTTCCTCTGAAATATGAATTATTTCACGATACTCGCCCATAGCCTCCGTAGCTTCGCAAAGCTTTGAAAGGAACTCCGTCTCGCTTTCATCAAAGCGATAAAGATACGTTGCGGCGTCCTCATCGGTAAAAAGCTCCAAAGCGCAGACGCCCTTGCCCACGGCCGCCTGCCAATAATGCTTAGGCTCCGCCGTTCTGAACAACCCCTTATACATAAACGGCGGCTTTAGGGCAACAGTCTCAAGTGCGCGTGCGCGCATATTTTTTACGCCCTTCGCCAAATTTACGGCTCGCTCGAAAAATGGTTTCGTATCGTATCCCATGCGTCCTACGACATAGCGCGTACCGGATGCAAGCGTTACAAAAATCATATATCCCTCAAGCTGTATCTCTTCGGCAAAGCAAAGTGGTATACGCACGGCATTCGCCGTCGGAGGCAATATGCATATACTGTCCGAAAAAAGCGCGATCTTAGCGCGTCCGCGCTCACGCGGCGTCTCATACTCGCCCTCAGATGACATTATGATCTTTTCGTTCACAAAAAGCGCTTCAAGGCTGCGCTTTCCGAAAAGGCTGCAAAGCTCCTCGTAAAAACCGTCATAGGAGAAGCCGAGCATTGATATATTTATGTGCTCGCCCGTCTGAGTATTTATAAATATCCTATGATTTATGGGACTTATATTCTCGATATCTGCATAATCGAGAAATCGACTGCCGAAATCCATACCCTCGCGCTCAAGCGATATCCTTGCCGCGCGTCCCTGCACGCATCCTTCGTATTTCATCAGAGCTTCGTTCCGCACTCGCCGCAGAATTTCATTCCCGGTTCGTTTTCATGACCGCAATTCGGGCATTTGCCGCTTTTCTTCATCGGAGAGCCGCACTCGCCGCAGAATTTAAGCCCGAGCGCAACCTGCGCGCCGCAGTTGGGGCAGCGCTGCGTACCGAGCGGAGCGCCACAGTTGTTGCAGAATTTGCCTTCTCCGGCAGGCTTGCCGCATTTGGGACATACCGTAGTGCGCTTTTCAAGCTTGCCCTGCCAAACAGTCGCCGTATCCGCCGCTTCGTCGATATTGCGGCGCATAGCACGGTTTCTTGCCTGTGCGGCATAGCTTGCCTCGCGCGGAGCGCACTCTACGCAGAGGCCCTCTTCATCGTTCCAGCAGTCAGTACATACCCACGTATTGCAGGACGGACACTTTTTAAAGTTGGGGCGCACTTCCTTTTGCGCCTCGTCGAAGGCGCGCTCGTGTTCTTTTCTCCATTCGGGCGACTGATCGCTTAGGCGTCCTCCGAGCATATCGCTGCCGCGTTCGATCATAGAGCCGAGATCGCCGGCTCTGCCGCCGAGCAAGCCGCCCAACGTGGACGCCATGCGTCCGAAACGTTCCGTTTTCTGCTTATGGCCGTATGTGCTCGATTGAACGAAGCTGCTCTTATACCCGTTGCCGCAGCAGTCGCAGAAAAACTCGAACTGAAATCCGGCCTCCGTCGAAAGATCGTCGTGGTTCCTTGTAAAAGAATGAAGCATAAATATTACCCCCATCTGTATTTGTGTAAAAGAGCATTTCTTTCCGTGTCACTATATTTTATCACAGTTCCGCATGGTTTTACAACAGCTGCGCCGCTTTATTTGGTGGTTGCCCAAAAGACGCAAAAAAGCGCCTTATATCGAGCGCTTTTTGTACTATCCCTCATTTAGATTTTTAAAAACTTTAAAAAGCATCCGTTTAAGCAAGGCGATCTCCTCTTCAGAAAGACCCTCCGTGCCTTTTTCGTCATATTTATCATAGACCGCTTTCATATCATCCGCGGCCTTAAGTCCCTTTGGCGTGATATACACGTAAAGAGAGCGTCCGTCCTCTTTTTTTCTTTTTCTTTCTATAAGTCCGTTTTTCTCCATGCGAAGAAGGATGCTTCCAAGCGTTGCGGGCTCCACACCGCAGTAAACGGCTATCGCCTTTTGATTGTCTCCGTTGCGTTCCGTGAGATATTCCAATATTTTAGGCTGACCCGAAGAAAGGTTTATTTTCTGCGCTCCCCTGAATATGTTTCGGTTCATGGCCGTATTCGCTCTCATAAGCAGATAATGCAGCTCGTCCATTATTTTGTCCTCTTTATAAGCATTCTGATCAAAAAAATCTTTAAGAGATGTTGTGGGGCCGACTTTTATATCGCTCTTTTGGCAAATGCCCATACAAACGAAGCCGTTATCTCTCATTGAAATTTTTTCAATCTTTCAATATATGTTACAACAGTTTAAAAGTGAAAAAGTTTTTCTGTGAGAATCAAAAAAGGAGAAAAAGACGATCGCTTTTTCTCCTTTTTACAGCGCGTATATTTATTCCGCAGTCGCAAGCGGGGACGGCACCTTGTACACGCGGCTTGCGAGCTCCTGATCGAGAAGATAGAGTCCCTTGCCATCGCTTCCCATGAGGTCGTACTTCTTTAAGTTGGTCGCGGCGTTGTCCTCTTCCTCCACCTGCTCGTCAACGAACCACATGAAGTAATTCGAAGTCTTGTGGTCCTTTTCCTTCTGAGCGAGCGTTACGATATCGTTTATAAGGCCGGTCACGAGCGCCTCGTGCTCCG
The window above is part of the Clostridia bacterium genome. Proteins encoded here:
- a CDS encoding MarR family transcriptional regulator, which translates into the protein MDELHYLLMRANTAMNRNIFRGAQKINLSSGQPKILEYLTERNGDNQKAIAVYCGVEPATLGSILLRMEKNGLIERKRKKEDGRSLYVYITPKGLKAADDMKAVYDKYDEKGTEGLSEEEIALLKRMLFKVFKNLNEG
- a CDS encoding zinc ribbon domain-containing protein, encoding MGVIFMLHSFTRNHDDLSTEAGFQFEFFCDCCGNGYKSSFVQSSTYGHKQKTERFGRMASTLGGLLGGRAGDLGSMIERGSDMLGGRLSDQSPEWRKEHERAFDEAQKEVRPNFKKCPSCNTWVCTDCWNDEEGLCVECAPREASYAAQARNRAMRRNIDEAADTATVWQGKLEKRTTVCPKCGKPAGEGKFCNNCGAPLGTQRCPNCGAQVALGLKFCGECGSPMKKSGKCPNCGHENEPGMKFCGECGTKL